CACGGGCTGGATCGGGTAATCGACCGAGCCCATGGGGGTGCTCTTGGTCTTCTTGCCCATCTCTGAAGTGGGTGAATACTGGCCCTTGGTCAGGCCGTAAATCTCGTTGTTGAAGAGCAGGATCTTGAGATCCATGTTGCGGCGAAGCGCGTGGATGAGGTGATTGCCGCCGATGGAGAGGCCGTCGCCGTCACCGGTGATGACCCAGACCTGCAGGTTGGGGTTGGCAATCTTCACGCCGCTGGCCAGCGCCGGGGCGCGGCCGTGGATCGTGTGAAACCCGTAGGTATTCATGTAGTAGGGGAAACGCGAGGAACACCCGATGCCCGAGATGAACGCGAAGTTCTCGCGGGCGATGCCCAGCTCGGGCAGCACCTTCTGGACCTGGGCGAGGATCGAGTAATCCCCGCAACCCGGGCACCAGCGAACGTCCTGGTCGCTGACGAAGTCCTTGCGGTCGAGTTTGACGGCTTCTTCACTCATGCTTGTGTCTCTTCTTTCCAGGCCTGCTTAGCCCAGCATTTCCTCGATTTTTTCGAGAATCTCCACCGCGCGGAAGGGAAGTCCCTTGATCTTGTTGAGGCCCTGCGCGTCGACGAGGTAGGTCGCGCGCAGCAGGTTGCGAAGCTGGCCCAGATTGAGCTCGGGGACGAGAATCTTCTCGAAGCGGCCCATGATCTCGCCAAGGTCGGGGGGAAGCGGGTTGAGGTGTTGGATGTGAACCGACGAAACGGACAGGCCCTTCTGCTGCGCGCGGCGCACGCCGGCCTGAATCGAACCGTAGGTGCCGCCCCAGCCGACAACGAGCAGCTTGCCGCTCTTCTCGCCGGTAATTTCAAGCGGCGGAATTTCTTGCACGATCTTCTCGACCTTGGCCTGACGGGTACGGACCATCGCTTCGTGGTTGGCCGGGTCGTAGGAGACGTTGCCGGTATCGGCTGCTTTTTCGAGGCCGCCGATGCGGTGCTCGAGTGCCGGGGTGCCGGGAATGGCCCACGGGCGCGCCAGGGTGTTGGGGTCGCGCTTGTAGGGCAGGAATCCGCCCTCGGCCAGCTCGGGCTGGGCCATCTTCACTTCGAACTTGGGAATCTCGGAGGCTTCCGGGATGCGCCAGGGCTCGGCGCCGTTGGCCAGGTAGCCGTCGGTGAGCAGCAGCACCGGGCACATGTACTTGGTGGCAATGCGGAAGGCCTCGATGCCCATGTAGAAACAATCGCCGGGTGAGCGCGCGGCGAGCACGCACATGGGCGACTCGCCGTGGCGGCCGTAAAGGGCCTGGTTGAGGTCCGACTGCTCGGTCTTCGTGGGAAGGCCCGTGCTGGGGCCGCCGCGCTGGACGTTGATGATGACGAGTGGAAGCTCGGTCATCACCGCAAGGCCCAGGGCCTCGCCCTTGAGCGCGATGCCGGGACCGGAGGTCGTTGTCACGGCGAGCGCGCCGGCAAAGGACGCACCGATCGCCGAGCAAGCACCCGCGATCTCGTCTTCCGCCTGGAAGGTGTGCACGCGGAAGTTCTTGAACGTCGAGAGCTCGTGGAGAATGTCGCTGGCCGGGGTGATCGGATAGCTGCCCAGGAAAAGCGGGCGGCCCGTGATCTTGGAGGCCGCGGCAAGGCCGCGCGCGAGCGCCTCGTTGCCGGTGATGTTGCGATAGGTGCCCGGCTTGCGCTTGGTGGGTGCGATCTCGTAGCTGACCTGGAACATCTCGGTGGTCTCACCGAAGTGGTAGCCGGTCTTGAGCGCCGTGATGTTGGCCTCGACCAGGTCGGGCTTCTTCTTGAATTTGGTCTCGATCCACTCGGTCGTGACCGTGAGTGGGCGATGGTAGAGCCAGAGCAGCACGCCCAGGGCGTAGAAATTCTTGCAGCGCTCGCGGTCCTTGTTCTTGAGCGGACTGTCCTTGAGCGCCTCGAGAGTCATTTTGGTGATGGGGATCGAGAAGAGCTGGTAGCCCTTGATCGAACCGTCTTCGAGCGGATTGCTCTTGAAGCCGGCCTTGCTGAGGTTGCCCTCGGTAAAGGCGTCTTCGTTGACGATGAGCACGCCGTTGTCGCGCAGGTCGTGCAGGTGCACCTTGAGCGCGGCCGGGTTCATCGCCACCAGCACGTCGGGCTGGTCACCGGGGGTGTAGATGCGCTCGTCGCCGAAGTTCACCTGGAAGGACGAAACGCCCGCCAGCGTGCCGGCCGGCGCGCGAATCTCCGCCGGGTAGTCGGGCAACGTCGCGAAGTCGTTGCCGAATACAGCGGTGGTGTTGGTGAACTGGGTGCCTGTGAGCTGCATTCCGTCGCCGGAATCGCCGGCAAATCGGATGACGACAGCGTCAAGTGTTTCAGTTCGCTTGGATGTTGGATCGGAATTCTGAGTCGCTTGTGCGGCGGAGGATGGGGGCGTCACTTCGGCTTCCTTAACCCTATCTAATATATGTGGAACAGCGCCTGACTGCCGTTCCGTATAGGGTCACGAATGAAAAAAGTCAAAGATTTCGGGGGCCAGAGGGGCATCTGGCGGCATTTTGTAACGCGCTGCGCAGAGTAGAAGATTGCGCTGCCGGTGCCGCGGATGTGCGCGCGCCCGGGCGGGCGCGGCCAGGCGCGGCCAGGCGCCGACCCCGGCCTAGAAGAGGCCCGAGATCTCACCCCTGGAATTGATGTCCACATCGAGCGCCGCCGGCCTTGCCGGAAGGCCCGGCATTCGCAGGATGTTGCCCGTGATGGGTACCAGGAAGCCCGCACCAGCCGAGAGGTGGACGCGGCGGACCGTGAGCTTGAAGCCCCGCGGCGCCCCGAGAAGCGCGGCCTGGTCCGAGAGCGAGTTCTGGGTTTTGGCTACGCAGATGGGGAGGCCGCCAAAGCCGATCCGTTCGATCTCGGAAATGTCCTTCTCGGCGGCTGGCTCGTAAACGACTTCGGCTGCCCCGTAGATCTCCTGGGCGATGGTGCGGATCTTGGCCTTCACCGGTTCTTCGAGCCGGTAGAGCGGACGGAAATTGGCCGTTCCGGCCTCGAGGGTCTCGGCCACGAGCTTGCCCAGCGCCATGCCGCCGGCGCCGCCGCCGGCGTGAACGTCCGAGATTGCCGCAGGAACGCCGCGCTTTTCGCAGAAATTCAGCACGCAGTGCAGCTCTTCGGTCGTGTCGCCGGGGAAGCGGTTTACCGCCACCACGACGGGCAGGCCGAACTTGCGCACGTTGTGGATGTGCTTTTCAAGGTTGGTGAGCCCGCCCTCGAGTGCTTCGAGGTTGGGTTCCTTGAGCCCGTCGGGGGGCAGGCCGCCGTGGAGCTTGAGCGCGCGGCAGGTGGCTACGAGTACGACGGCGTCGGGCTTGAGACCCGCGCCGCGGCACTTGATGTGGAGGAACTTCTCGCCACCCAGGTCAAAGCCGAAGCCCGCTTCGGTCACCGTGATGTCGGCGTGCGCCATGGCCATCTTGGTGGCCAGTACGGTGTTGGTGCCCTGGGCGATGTTGGCGAAGGGGCCGCCGTGCACGAAGGCGGGGACGCCTTCGAGAGTCTGGACGAGGTTGGGCTTGAGCGCGTCCTTGAGCAGCGCGCCCAGCGCGCCGGCCACGCCGAGTTCCTGCACGGTGACGGGGTCGCCGTTGTATTTGAACGCAACGACGATGCGCGAGATGCGCTTTTTAAGGTCGGTGTAGCTGCTTGCGAGGCACAGGATGGCCATGATCTCGCTGGCGGCGGTGATGTCGAAGCCCGACTCGCGAGGCACGCCCTGCATGGTGCCGCCAAGGCCGATGACGACCTGCCGCAGGCTGCGGTCGTTCAAATCGATGACCCGCGGCCAGAGCACGCGGCGCGGGTCGATCTGCAGCGGGTTGTTGTTCTGAAAGATGGCGTTGTCGATGCACGCGGCCAGCAGGTTGTGCGCCGCGCTCACCGCATGAAGATCGCCGGTGAAGTGGAGGTTGATGTCCTCCATGGGAACGACCTGGGAGTAACCGCCGCCGGCGGCGCCGCCCTTGATGCCCATGCACGGGCCGAGCGAGGGCTCGCGCAGTGCGATGGCCACGTTCTTGCCGAGTTTGGCCAGCGCCTGTCCGAGGCCCACGGTGGTGGTCGTCTTGCCCTCGCCGAACTTGGTCGGCGTCATGGCCGAGACCAGCACGAGCTTGCCTGCGGTCTTGCCGTTGGAGAGGCCTTCAAGGGACACTTTGGCCTTGTACTGGCCGTAGTGCTCGAGATACTTGGCCGGAACGCCGAGCTTTTTCGCGATCTCGTCGACCGGGCGCATCTTGCAGGCCTGGGCAATGGCCAGGTCGCTGGGGACGCGCTTTGCGCGCCCGCTCTTCTTCTTGGAGGCGGTCTTTGCGGCCTTCTTCGGGGCCTTTTTCCTGGTTGCCATCTGTGCTGCGTGTCTTTCCGTCAGAGTCAGAAATTGTCCCAATCACCAAACCCGGGGACAGAGGCGCATCTTCAGCACGCAGGGCGAGAAATGCAAGCGGTTTCAGGGGGTTGGGGGCTCATGTCTCAAATTCGACGTAGCTCCCGTCAGCCACTGCTGGCACCAGTGAGCTCGGCAGTCGTGAGCGTGAGCGTGCTCGTGCTCGTGCTCGTGCACGATGAGGGGCCCGCATGGAAATGGAAGCGCAGGTTCCCCAGTCATGAACATTCAGCACATTGGAGGTTCACTTTCATGGGTTGCGAGGGGGCTGGCCTCATCTCGTCGAGCACTAGCACGTCCACGCTCACGTCTAGGACAGCGGAGGGTTCACCGACCTCCTGGGCTTGCGAGGGGAAGACTCGGCCGCTTCATCTTCCTTTAATCTTCACTTGCTAAACCCCTCCCATCTGCTGTGAGGGCGCTGATTGCGCCGGGCGCTCCGGGCGTGTTAAATGCCCGCCCACAGGCGCGATTTCCCAAGGAATTTTCGGAGGTTCCCCATGAGACCCGAAGTGGCCGCGATCAATGAAAAAGTCCGCGCGGAGGCGGCTTTTGTCGAGAAATTGCTCGAAAATGTGGGCCGCGTAATCGTCGGGCAGGAAGACCTGGTCGAGCGAATCATCATCGGACTGCTCTGCAACGGGCACGTCCTTCTCGAGGGCGTTCCGGGCCTTGCCAAGACGACCGCCGTGCGGGCCGTGGCCGATTCGATGCACCTGGCCTTCTCGCGCATCCAGTTCACCCCGGACCTGCTGCCCGCCGACCTGATCGGCACCATGATCTACGACCCCGAGCGCCGGGCCTTCGAGGCCAAGAAGGGGCCCGTTTTCGCCAACATCGTGCTGGCCGACGAGATCAACCGCGCGCCTGCCAAGGTGCAGAGCGCGCTGCTGGAGGCCATGCAGGAACACCAGGTCACCCTGGGGGATACCACGCACAAGCTCCCGGCGCCGTTCTTGGTGCTCGCCACCCAGAACCCCATCGAGCAGGAGGGGACCTACCCGCTGCCCGAGGCGCAGGTGGATCGCTTCATGCTCCACGTGAAGGTGAGCTACCCCACGCGCGCCCAGGAGCGACTCATCATCGATCGCGTGAGCGCGGGCATGCCCGATCTCGAACCCGTCATCCACGGCGAGGAACTCCTGAAAGTCCGCGAAGTGGTCGGCAGCGTCTACGTGGACGAGAAGATCAAGGACTACGTCCTCGATCTGGTTGGCGCCACCCGCGACCCCGGCGCCTTCGGCCTGGACGAGCTTTCGAACCTCCTCGAATACGGCGCCTCGCCGCGCGCGAGTATCTCGCTGCTGCAGGCGGCCAAGGCCCATGCCTTTGTGCGCGGGCGCGGCTACGTCACGCCCGAAGACATCAAGGCCATCGGCTTCGACGTGCTTCGCCACCGCGTGATTCGCACCTACGAGGCCGAGGCCGAAGAAGTCAGCGCCGACGACATCGTCCAGAAACTTTTCGATTCGATCGAGGTGCCTTAACCCGTGGCGGCCAATCCCCAGACGGCCGCAGAGGAGCGCGGAGGCATCCCCGCCGAAGTCCTGCGCAAGGTGCGGCTCATCGAGATCAGCACGCGGCGACTCGTCAACAACGTGCTGGCCGGCAGCTACCACAGCGCCTTCAAAGGGCAGGGCGTGGAAGTGGCCGAAGTGCGCGACTACGTGCCCGGCGACGACGTGCGTGCCATCGATTGGAACGTCACCGCGCGCATGGGCCATCCCTTCGTCAAGGTCTTCGCCGAGGAGCGCGAGCTCACCGTCGTGCTCGCCGTCGATGTCTCGGGCTCGAGTGCCTTTGGCAGTGGCAACCAGTTAAAGCGCGAAGTCGCCACCGAAATTGCCGCGCTGCTGGCGTTCTCGGCCATCCGCAACAACGACCGCGTGGGGCTGCTGCTTTTTTCCGATGAGAACGAACTCTTCCTTCCGCCCAAGAAGGGCCGCAAGCACGGCTTGCAGGTGATTCGTGAGCTGGTGAGCGCGAAGGCCCGCGGCAAGGGCACCAGCGTGGGCGACGCGCTCGCCTTCCTTCGCCGCATCCTGCACCGGCGCGCGGTGATCTTTCTGCTCAGCGACTTTCTCGACGGGGGATTCGAGCGCCCATTGCGCGCACTCTCCAAGCAGCACGACGTGAGCTGCATTGAAGTGACCGACCACCGCGAGCTGGAAATCCCGCGGGTGGGCCTGCTCGAGCTCGAAGACCCCGAGACCGGTGCGCGCGTGCTGATCGATTCCTCCAGCGAGGAATTTCAGAACCAGTTCCGCATTCACGCGCTAAAGCACGCCGACCAGCTCGAAGGGAGCGTCCGCCGCGCCGGTGCCGAGTACCTGCGCATCGACGCCACCGTTCCCTACGAGCGCGAGCTCGTCTCACTCTTCCGCACGCGCCAGCAAAGGAGGGGGAGGTAGTGAAGCGCCTGCTCGCTGCGTTGCTGCTGTTGCTCGCCGCGCCCGCATGGGCGCAGGCGCCTGTAGAAGTGCCCGCGCAGGCAGCACAACCTGCGAGCGCGCCGCTCCCGGTGACGAGCGAACTTTCGAGCCGCGAAGTAAGCATCGGCGACGAGTTCAGGCTGCGCATTGATTTGCCCGACGGAACCGGAGCTTCGGGTGAGCCGCGTGTGGACGGGATTCCCGATGAAGTAATTCTCAAGGGCGCGCACTGGGTAACGCCGGAGGGGCAGAGCGCGCCGACGCAGCTCGAACTGATTCTTTCCTCTTTCGATCTCGAACTCGAAGAGATTCCTGCCCTCGATATCGACTGGATGGGCAAGGACGGCAAGCGCACCCGCATCGAAACCACTGCACATTCGCTGGTGATGAAGCGCCTGACCACCGAGGACGAGCAGAGCCTCAAGGACGTGAAGGGCCCGCAGAGCGCCGAACTCTCCATGGGTAAATACATCCTTTATGGCCTCGGCGCTCTGGCGTTGTTCGCGCTGCTCATCTGGGGGCTGCGCCGTTACCTGCGCGTGCGCAAGGGGCTGCCGCTTGATGCCGCGCCCGCGCCGCCGCCTCCGCCGGCGCACGAGGTGGCTCTTGGCGCACTTGCCGCGCTCGAAGCGCGCGACCTGCCCGGCAGGGGCCAGATGCGCGAGCAGTGCTTCGAGCTCTC
This genomic interval from Chrysiogenia bacterium contains the following:
- a CDS encoding MoxR family ATPase, translated to MRPEVAAINEKVRAEAAFVEKLLENVGRVIVGQEDLVERIIIGLLCNGHVLLEGVPGLAKTTAVRAVADSMHLAFSRIQFTPDLLPADLIGTMIYDPERRAFEAKKGPVFANIVLADEINRAPAKVQSALLEAMQEHQVTLGDTTHKLPAPFLVLATQNPIEQEGTYPLPEAQVDRFMLHVKVSYPTRAQERLIIDRVSAGMPDLEPVIHGEELLKVREVVGSVYVDEKIKDYVLDLVGATRDPGAFGLDELSNLLEYGASPRASISLLQAAKAHAFVRGRGYVTPEDIKAIGFDVLRHRVIRTYEAEAEEVSADDIVQKLFDSIEVP
- a CDS encoding DUF58 domain-containing protein, with amino-acid sequence MPAEVLRKVRLIEISTRRLVNNVLAGSYHSAFKGQGVEVAEVRDYVPGDDVRAIDWNVTARMGHPFVKVFAEERELTVVLAVDVSGSSAFGSGNQLKREVATEIAALLAFSAIRNNDRVGLLLFSDENELFLPPKKGRKHGLQVIRELVSAKARGKGTSVGDALAFLRRILHRRAVIFLLSDFLDGGFERPLRALSKQHDVSCIEVTDHRELEIPRVGLLELEDPETGARVLIDSSSEEFQNQFRIHALKHADQLEGSVRRAGAEYLRIDATVPYERELVSLFRTRQQRRGR
- a CDS encoding formate--tetrahydrofolate ligase; translation: MATRKKAPKKAAKTASKKKSGRAKRVPSDLAIAQACKMRPVDEIAKKLGVPAKYLEHYGQYKAKVSLEGLSNGKTAGKLVLVSAMTPTKFGEGKTTTTVGLGQALAKLGKNVAIALREPSLGPCMGIKGGAAGGGYSQVVPMEDINLHFTGDLHAVSAAHNLLAACIDNAIFQNNNPLQIDPRRVLWPRVIDLNDRSLRQVVIGLGGTMQGVPRESGFDITAASEIMAILCLASSYTDLKKRISRIVVAFKYNGDPVTVQELGVAGALGALLKDALKPNLVQTLEGVPAFVHGGPFANIAQGTNTVLATKMAMAHADITVTEAGFGFDLGGEKFLHIKCRGAGLKPDAVVLVATCRALKLHGGLPPDGLKEPNLEALEGGLTNLEKHIHNVRKFGLPVVVAVNRFPGDTTEELHCVLNFCEKRGVPAAISDVHAGGGAGGMALGKLVAETLEAGTANFRPLYRLEEPVKAKIRTIAQEIYGAAEVVYEPAAEKDISEIERIGFGGLPICVAKTQNSLSDQAALLGAPRGFKLTVRRVHLSAGAGFLVPITGNILRMPGLPARPAALDVDINSRGEISGLF
- a CDS encoding 2-oxoacid:acceptor oxidoreductase subunit alpha — encoded protein: MQLTGTQFTNTTAVFGNDFATLPDYPAEIRAPAGTLAGVSSFQVNFGDERIYTPGDQPDVLVAMNPAALKVHLHDLRDNGVLIVNEDAFTEGNLSKAGFKSNPLEDGSIKGYQLFSIPITKMTLEALKDSPLKNKDRERCKNFYALGVLLWLYHRPLTVTTEWIETKFKKKPDLVEANITALKTGYHFGETTEMFQVSYEIAPTKRKPGTYRNITGNEALARGLAAASKITGRPLFLGSYPITPASDILHELSTFKNFRVHTFQAEDEIAGACSAIGASFAGALAVTTTSGPGIALKGEALGLAVMTELPLVIINVQRGGPSTGLPTKTEQSDLNQALYGRHGESPMCVLAARSPGDCFYMGIEAFRIATKYMCPVLLLTDGYLANGAEPWRIPEASEIPKFEVKMAQPELAEGGFLPYKRDPNTLARPWAIPGTPALEHRIGGLEKAADTGNVSYDPANHEAMVRTRQAKVEKIVQEIPPLEITGEKSGKLLVVGWGGTYGSIQAGVRRAQQKGLSVSSVHIQHLNPLPPDLGEIMGRFEKILVPELNLGQLRNLLRATYLVDAQGLNKIKGLPFRAVEILEKIEEMLG